Part of the Mycolicibacterium mageritense genome is shown below.
CCGACGATCCGGCCGTGCGCACGTAGATGCCACGTACCACGCCGTCCTCGACGTACAGGTCCGTCATGGCCGTGTTGAGCAGCACCGGCACCCCGGCCTTCTGCAACCCGATGCGCAGCGGGGCGATCAGGGCGCGGCCCATGCCGACGAGGTTCTTGCCGGTGGCGTTGGCCCACATGGACCGGATACCGACCTTGAGGCTGCGCAGCACACCGCGCGGATGGCGCTTGAGCTGGTTGAGCCGTACGTAGTCCTGCTGCATCACCACCATGTTCAGCGGAACCTTGCCGTACGGCGGCTCCAGGCCCTTCTCGTCGGGGCCGAGCTTCTTGGCGTTGAACGGTTTGGGTTCCACGGACCGCCCGGTCGGCTTACCGCCCGGTGTCTCGGGGTAGTAGTCGGAGTACCCGGGCACCCAGCACAGCTTCAGCGGTGAGTTCTTGAGGACGAACGACAGCATCTCCGGACCACGGTCCAGATAGGTGTCGATCTTCTCGGCGGGAACCACGTCGCCGATGATCGTGTGCAGGTACGTCCGCGCCGCATCGGCCGTGTCGGTGACCCCGTCACGCTTGAGAATCTCGTTGTTCGGGATCCACACACCACCGCCGGACCGCGCAGTGGAACCTCCATAGTGCGGCGCCTTCTCGACGACTACTGTCGAGAGACCCTGGTGGGCAGCTGTGAGGGCGGCGACCATGCCGGCAGCGCCGCTGCCGACTACGACAACGTCGTACTCCTGTCCAGTCATGTAGAACACGTTATAGAATTGCCGGGCCTGTGGACAACTGCGCCGGTCAAAGAAGCGAGGGGAATTCACCAGAATGCTTAGTGTCGAGGTGCGTGACGAGCTCGCGGCCGATCTCGCTCAGGCCGAGCGCAGCCGGGTGCCGATGTCGCCGCTGACGGATCGCTACGCGGACATCGACGTGGTCGACGCCTATGAGATCCAGCTGATCAACATCCGGCGGCGGGTCGCCGAGGGGGCCCGGGTGATCGGCCACAAGGTCGGTCTGTCCAGCAAGGCCATGCAGGACATGATGGGCGTCGACGAGCCGGATTACGGCCACCTGCTCGACGAGATGCAGGTTTTCGAGGACACGCCGGTGAAGTCCGCGAATTACCTGTATCCGCGCGTCGAGGTGGAGGTCGGCTTCATCCTGGCCGACGATCTTCCGGGGGCCGGCTGCACCGAGGAGGATGTGCTCGCGGCGACGGCGGCATTCGCCCCGGCCATCGAGCTGATAGACACCCGGATCACCAACTGGCAGATCAAGCTGTGCGACACGATCGCCGACAACGCGTCGTCGGCCGGGTGGGTGCTGGGGCAGGCGCGGGTGTCCCCCAAGGACATCGACATCCGCAATATCGACGCCGTTCTGACCAACCACGGCGAGGTGGTCGCCGAAGGGCGCAGCGATGCGGTGCTGGGCAATCCGGTGAC
Proteins encoded:
- a CDS encoding 2-keto-4-pentenoate hydratase, yielding MLSVEVRDELAADLAQAERSRVPMSPLTDRYADIDVVDAYEIQLINIRRRVAEGARVIGHKVGLSSKAMQDMMGVDEPDYGHLLDEMQVFEDTPVKSANYLYPRVEVEVGFILADDLPGAGCTEEDVLAATAAFAPAIELIDTRITNWQIKLCDTIADNASSAGWVLGQARVSPKDIDIRNIDAVLTNHGEVVAEGRSDAVLGNPVTAVAWLARKVEGFGVRLKAGDIVLPGSCTRAIDAPAGSDFVADFAGLGSVRLSFE